The following proteins come from a genomic window of Leguminivora glycinivorella isolate SPB_JAAS2020 chromosome 6, LegGlyc_1.1, whole genome shotgun sequence:
- the LOC125227513 gene encoding venom serine carboxypeptidase-like, with amino-acid sequence MLLIWTLTLVCAASCSDRFTLPELPPGEAPDRILKFMEDTYKTGRGKSASEAREPLLLTPLIEQNKLEEAREAAKVDSDYILPDMDSYAGYLTVNKEYNANLWFWYFPVTDKKVEDTPWIIWLQGGPGVSSLYGLFTEIGPFVVNEDGNLEELKHSWGKNHSLLFIDNPVGTGFSFTSDDRGYATNQTTIGENLYTALQQFLTMFPELRKAPLTIAGESYAGKHIPSIGIQILWNRERDQQDQPINLQGLAIGNGFIDPLSLQRYSYFVREIGLVDDNVADSMRHLELAVTQFINNGQMVKAYAYYNYLLTTFLRESHLDNLYNFLETDIGLGGPHIEYLERTEVRRALHVGSTNFTSVGVVYRKLVPDFMNSARVWLEELLENYRVMLYNGHLDIIVAYHPSVNTYNALNFSGTKTFKTAKRNPWYHDDKLAGYVKMAGNLTEVMVLGAGHMVPADKPAPALGLISAFARGLSLDEDTGNLVNVDRKSLRTRRLPAQ; translated from the exons ATGTTGCTAATTTGGACATTAACTTTAGT TTGTGCAGCATCATGCTCAGACCGGTTCACCTTACCCGAGCTGCCTCCTGGCGAGGCTCCAGACCGTATCCTCAAGTTCATGGAGGACACGTACAAGACCGGCCGAGGCAAGTCCGCCTCAGAAGCGAGAGAGCCTCTGCTCCTCACTCCGCTGATTGAGCAGAACAAATTAGAAGAGGCTAGAGAGGCGGCGAAGGTCGACTCTGACTATATTCTGCCTGATATGGACAGCTATGCTGGGTATTTGACG gtgAACAAAGAGTACAACGCGAACCTCTGGTTCTGGTATTTCCCAGTCACCGATAAGAAGGTGGAAGACACTCCGTGGATCATCTGGCTGCAGGGTGGCCCTGGTGTATCCTCGTTGTATGGGCTGTTCACTGAGATTGGGCCGTTTGTCGTCAATGAAGATGGCAATTTGGAAG aacTAAAGCATTCTTGGGGCAAGAACCACTCGCTGCTGTTCATCGACAACCCTGTGGGCACCGGCTTCAGTTTTACTTCCGATGATCGAGGATATGCCACTAATCAAACTACT ATCGGTGAGAACTTGTACACAGCACTGCAGCAGTTCTTGACAATGTTCCCCGAACTTAGGAAGGCACCACTGACGATCGCCGGTGAATCCTACGCTGGCAAACACATCCCGTCCATCGGCATACAGATCCTGTGGAACAGGGAGAGAGACCAGCAAGACCAGCCTATCAATCTGCAG GGTCTAGCCATAGGTAACGGCTTCATCGATCCCCTATCCCTGCAACGCTACAGCTACTTCGTGCGAGAGATCGGACTAGTTGACGACAATGTCGCAGACTCCATGCGACACTTGGAGTTGGCCGTCACTCAGTTCATTAACAACGGGCAGATGGTCAAAGCTTATGCG TACTACAACTACCTCCTAACCACATTCCTCCGTGAGTCCCACCTGGACAACCTCTACAACTTCCTAGAAACCGACATCGGTCTCGGCGGCCCCCACATCGAATACCTCGAGCGCACTGAAGTTAGGCGCGCTCTGCACGTGGGCAGTACGAACTTCACGTCGGTCGGCGTGGTGTACAGGAAGCTGGTACCTGACTTCATGAACAGCGCCAGGGTGTGGCTTGAGGAGCTGCTCGAGAACTACCGGGTCATGCTTTATAA TGGGCATCTTGACATCATCGTGGCGTACCACCCGTCGGTGAACACGTACAACGCTCTCAACTTCTCCGGTACGAAAACCTTCAAGACAGCAAAGCGCAATCCTTGGTATCATGACGATAAACTAGCTGG ATACGTAAAAATGGCGGGCAACCTGACGGAAGTGATGGTCCTCGGTGCAGGACACATGGTGCCCGCGGACAAGCCGGCGCCGGCCCTCGGTCTGATCTCGGCCTTCGCCCGCGGCCTGTCTCTAGATGAAGACACGGGGAACCTTGTCAATGTAGATAGGAAGTCTTTGCGGACCCGAAGACTCCCAGCGCAATAG
- the LOC125227452 gene encoding venom serine carboxypeptidase-like isoform X1, with amino-acid sequence MIIRTGFVVLCLSITIAADTPDPTALILTPLINQNKLQEARNASLVNSTLFLNTTSHAGFLTVNPASNSNMFFWYFPVDGKPVNETPWIVWLQGGPGASSLAGLFDEIGPFEYDGVQLKRRQWSWANNYSLLFVDNPVGAGFSFTNKQDGFVKDMETCSKNLYKALQQFLTIFPELRTAPLYIAGESYAGRYVPAFGYKILEEQPSGNASINLKGLTMGNPIIDRIDAANLSSVYYHWGLLDTQGLLAVKPLQDKYSQAVEQNNLQEAWNLRDQLNQLLLDISQQPNHFNLLNESGNRAFTTFIDQPHIREALHVGSIQFTFNNDSVDEALMKDFLGPVRPKLEKLLEHYKIMVYCGQLDLTAPCELAADSRRKHWHWSHRDDFLKAPRRPWMVNGNLAGYVKEGGGLTEVLVRGAGHLVPLDTPASTYALIQHFIQGADLPSPLDFIDKPEYTPTYVDNEPSQLTPRNNALIASVVLNVLLIVCLICGVVVYMRFKRRSEAFFYSTVEDSISDGILTMT; translated from the exons ATGATCATAAGAACTGGATTTGTAGTTCTGTGTTTAAG CATCACCATAGCAGCGGATACTCCAGACCCAACGGCTTTGATTCTCACCCCGCTTATAAATCAAAACAAGCTTCAAGAAGCGAGAAACGCCTCTCTAGTCAACAGCACTCTCTTCCTCAACACCACGAGCCATGCCGGGTTCCTCACGGTTAACCCAGCTTCTAACTCCAACATGTTCTTCTGGTACTTCCCTGTGGATGGGAAACCGGTGAATGAGACGCCTTGGATCGTTTGGCTGCAAGGAGGACCGGGTGCGAGCAGCTTGGCTGGGCTGTTTGATGAAATAGGCCCGTTTGAGTATGATGGTGTGCAGTTGAAAC GACGCCAGTGGTCATGGGCCAACAACTACTCGCTACTGTTCGTGGACAACCCAGTTGGTGCTGGGTTCAGCTTCACCAACAAGCAGGACGGATTCGTCAAGGATATGGAAACG TGCTCCAAGAATCTCTACAAAGCACTTCAGCAGTTCCTGACGATATTTCCTGAGCTGCGAACGGCGCCACTGTACATAGCTGGGGAGTCTTATGCTGGTCGTTATGTACCGGCATTCGGGTACAAAATCTTGGAGGAGCAGCCTTCGGGCAACGCATCTATCAATTTAAAG GGTCTCACGATGGGCAACCCAATCATCGATCGAATAGACGCTGCTAACTTGTCGTCGGTGTACTACCACTGGGGTCTACTAGATACACAGGGCTTGCTAGCCGTCAAACCACTGCAGGATAAATACAGTCAGGCAGTTGAACAGAACAACTTGCAGGAAGCTTGGAAC CTCCGTGATCAACTCAACCAATTATTGCTAGATATCTCCCAACAACCCAACCACTTCAACCTGCTGAACGAGTCAGGCAACCGGGCTTTTACCACCTTCATTGATCAGCCCCACATAAGAGAGGCTCTTCACGTCGGTAGCATACAGTTCACATTCAACAATGATTCGGTCGACGAAGCCCTGATGAAGGATTTCCTTGGGCCTGTTAGACCGAAGCTGGAAAAACTGCTAGAACATTACAAGATCATGGTATACTG CGGTCAACTAGACTTGACTGCGCCATGTGAGCTGGCCGCAGATTCTCGGCGCAAGCACTGGCACTGGAGTCATCGAGATGATTTCCTCAAGGCGCCAAGACGGCCTTGGATGGTTAATGGAAATTTGGCTGG CTACGTGAAAGAGGGAGGCGGTTTAACCGAGGTTCTGGTCCGCGGGGCAGGTCACCTGGTTCCTCTCGACACTCCTGCATCCACATACGCGTTGATCCAACACTTCATTCAAGGCGCCGACTTACCATCACCCTTGGACTTTATAGATAAACCGGAGTACACGCCGACGTATGTCGATAATGAACCTAGTCAGCTTACTCCCAGAAACAACGCTCTTATAGCGTCAGTAGTCCTTAATGTGCTCCTCATAGTCTGCCTTATATGTGGTGTAGTTGTGTATATGAGATTCAAACGAAGAAGCGAAGCATTTTTCTACAGCACCGTGGAGGATTCTATATCTGATGGAATTTTAACCATGACGTGA
- the LOC125227452 gene encoding venom serine carboxypeptidase-like isoform X2 has product MIIRTGFVVLCLSITIAADTPDPTALILTPLINQNKLQEARNASLVNSTLFLNTTSHAGFLTVNPASNSNMFFWYFPVDGKPVNETPWIVWLQGGPGASSLAGLFDEIGPFEYDGVQLKRRQWSWANNYSLLFVDNPVGAGFSFTNKQDGFVKDMETCSKNLYKALQQFLTIFPELRTAPLYIAGESYAGRYVPAFGYKILEEQPSGNASINLKGLTMGNPIIDRIDAANLSSVYYHWGLLDTQGLLAVKPLQDKYSQAVEQNNLQEAWNLRDQLNQLLLDISQQPNHFNLLNESGNRAFTTFIDQPHIREALHVGSIQFTFNNDSVDEALMKDFLGPVRPKLEKLLEHYKIMVYCGQLDLTAPCELAADSRRKHWHWSHRDDFLKAPRRPWMVNGNLAGYVKQGGGLTEVLVRASGHLVPKDVLAQAYQLISSFISQDFTTYRYSEDEYTPMIDEREPSGLKMEGADGLLVTSIVLNVILLLTLLVLLAHYVKSKMQKDSGEHNIYYSPLLTSDA; this is encoded by the exons ATGATCATAAGAACTGGATTTGTAGTTCTGTGTTTAAG CATCACCATAGCAGCGGATACTCCAGACCCAACGGCTTTGATTCTCACCCCGCTTATAAATCAAAACAAGCTTCAAGAAGCGAGAAACGCCTCTCTAGTCAACAGCACTCTCTTCCTCAACACCACGAGCCATGCCGGGTTCCTCACGGTTAACCCAGCTTCTAACTCCAACATGTTCTTCTGGTACTTCCCTGTGGATGGGAAACCGGTGAATGAGACGCCTTGGATCGTTTGGCTGCAAGGAGGACCGGGTGCGAGCAGCTTGGCTGGGCTGTTTGATGAAATAGGCCCGTTTGAGTATGATGGTGTGCAGTTGAAAC GACGCCAGTGGTCATGGGCCAACAACTACTCGCTACTGTTCGTGGACAACCCAGTTGGTGCTGGGTTCAGCTTCACCAACAAGCAGGACGGATTCGTCAAGGATATGGAAACG TGCTCCAAGAATCTCTACAAAGCACTTCAGCAGTTCCTGACGATATTTCCTGAGCTGCGAACGGCGCCACTGTACATAGCTGGGGAGTCTTATGCTGGTCGTTATGTACCGGCATTCGGGTACAAAATCTTGGAGGAGCAGCCTTCGGGCAACGCATCTATCAATTTAAAG GGTCTCACGATGGGCAACCCAATCATCGATCGAATAGACGCTGCTAACTTGTCGTCGGTGTACTACCACTGGGGTCTACTAGATACACAGGGCTTGCTAGCCGTCAAACCACTGCAGGATAAATACAGTCAGGCAGTTGAACAGAACAACTTGCAGGAAGCTTGGAAC CTCCGTGATCAACTCAACCAATTATTGCTAGATATCTCCCAACAACCCAACCACTTCAACCTGCTGAACGAGTCAGGCAACCGGGCTTTTACCACCTTCATTGATCAGCCCCACATAAGAGAGGCTCTTCACGTCGGTAGCATACAGTTCACATTCAACAATGATTCGGTCGACGAAGCCCTGATGAAGGATTTCCTTGGGCCTGTTAGACCGAAGCTGGAAAAACTGCTAGAACATTACAAGATCATGGTATACTG CGGTCAACTAGACTTGACTGCGCCATGTGAGCTGGCCGCAGATTCTCGGCGCAAGCACTGGCACTGGAGTCATCGAGATGATTTCCTCAAGGCGCCAAGACGGCCTTGGATGGTTAATGGAAATTTGGCTGG CTACGTCAAGCAAGGTGGTGGTCTAACAGAAGTACTGGTGCGCGCGTCAGGTCACCTAGTTCCAAAAGACGTGCTCGCCCAAGCTTACCAGCTTATCAGCTCTTTCATCAGCCAGGACTTCACAACATATCGGTACTCCGAGGACGAATACACTCCTATGATTGATGAAAGAGAACCGTCAGGTTTGAAAATGGAAGGAGCGGATGGATTATTGGTGACTAGCATTGTACTTAATGTGATTTTATTGTTGACTTTGTTAGTTCTTTTGGCGCATTACGTTAAGTCAAAGATGCAGAAAGACAGTGGTgagcataatatttattatagtcCACTTCTGACATCTGATGCGTAA
- the LOC125227471 gene encoding venom serine carboxypeptidase-like produces the protein MELFYLLLVIFTVSSTCGKVVEHDESIHATNNISKGDSAPNTTTTEAVSNNVQNNIEDPLPKTYVSVNATDAQANKDTLAKAFDEDFLIITRLGKEQNLVSTTEKPAKDPLENVIDVEDSLIINIKNKNAEKDNLVLTSTEKSTKDLYGNALDVDFLNIINDYEETQSSETPEAKVDNGTALLLTAFIRDGLIAEARNACRVDPDLFLGFESYSGFLTVDEELKSHLFFWYFPVPDKPVNETPWIVWLQGGPGASSLAGLFDEVGPFTVSQFGTLKKNRYSWIQNHSLLFIDNPVGTGYSFTESKLGYARDLDTYTTHLHEAMKQFVQLFPELQMAPLFVAGESYAGKYVPALAHRIHRHIDSPPHFNLQGVMLGNAMVDPAEIAHISDAFEHFGLIDQTQVEIIRPLVEGFQEDIAQNRSAPAKMKWVSLVSALLLMSHQKHAYNFLRDTIFGGKYTDLLDKSDVKRALHVGDIQFSRVNVTVNIELAPEFLSSTKPMLEELLDHYRVLVYCGQLDQMLPCLQTSKNARTWKWNGTEEFLHSIRYPFIFNGRNAGYHKTGGRLTEVVFRGAGHMVPQDVPAPSQALITRFTHGVPIGPRNMMYEAALHNMHNYLRNGSNLNNSDVFGYF, from the exons atggagctattttatttgttattagttatttttacgGTCAGCAG CACCTGTGGGAAAGTAGTTGAACATGACGAAAGCATACACGCTACGAACAATATAAGTAAAGGTGACTCAGCTCCGAACACCACAACTACTGAAGCGGTATCCAATAACGTACAAAATAATATAGAGGATCCTCTTCCAAAGACATATGTTTCTGTGAACGCAACCGATGCTCAAGCTAATAAGGATACACTCGCAAAAGCTTTCGATGAAGATTTTCTAATTATCACACGACTTGGTAAAGAACAAAACCTCGTATCAACTACCGAAAAGCCTGCGAAGGATCCGCTCGAGAACGTTATCGATGTAGAAGACTCTCTCAttattaacataaaaaacaaaaacgctGAAAAAGATAACCTTGTTTTAACAAGTACCGAAAAATCTACTAAAGATCTATACGGAAACGCCCTTGACGTGGACTTCCTGAATATAATAAACGATTATGAAGAGACACAGTCAAGTGAAACACCAGAAGCTAAAGTCGATAATGGTACTGCATTGTTACTTACGGCTTTCATAAGAGACGGGCTCATAGCTGAGGCACGGAACGCTTGTAGAGTAGACCCTGATTTATTCTTAGGGTTCGAGAGTTACAGTGGTTTCCTGACAGTGGACGAGGAGTTGAAGTCTCATCTGTTCTTCTGGTATTTCCCGGTGCCTGACAAGCCTGTGAATGAAACGCCGTGGATCGTGTGGTTACAGGGGGGTCCAGGAGCGTCTAGCTTGGCAGGGCTGTTTGATGAAGTAGGGCCTTTCACTGTTAGTCAATTTGGAACTTTAAAAA AGAACCGCTACAGCTGGATTCAGAACCACTCGCTCCTGTTCATTGACAACCCCGTGGGCACCGGTTATAGCTTCACTGAGAGCAAGCTGGGATATGCCAGGGACTTAGACACG TACACGACACACCTCCACGAGGCGATGAAACAGTTCGTGCAACTCTTCCCCGAGctacagatggcgccactgtTCGTGGCCGGCGAGTCATACGCCGGCAAGTACGTCCCGGCGCTGGCTCACAGGATCCATCGACATATTGACAGTCCACCGCACTTCAATTTACAG GGTGTGATGCTGGGCAACGCAATGGTGGACCCAGCGGAAATCGCGCATATATCAGACGCTTTCGAGCACTTCGGACTGATCGACCAGACGCAGGTGGAAATCATCAGACCGCTGGTAGAAGGATTCCAGGAAGACATCGCTCAGAACAGAAGCGCTCCAGCTAAGATG AAATGGGTCAGCCTCGTATCAGCGCTCCTCCTAATGTCCCACCAAAAGCACGCCTACAACTTCCTTCGGGACACCATCTTCGGCGGCAAGTACACGGACCTGCTGGACAAATCCGACGTGAAGAGAGCCCTGCACGTCGGAGACATTCAGTTCAGTCGGGTCAACGTGACCGTGAACATTGAGTTGGCCCCGGAGTTCCTTAGCAGCACGAAGCCTATGCTGGAGGAGTTGCTGGATCATTATCGAGTGTTGGTGTATTG TGGGCAGCTAGACCAGATGCTGCCTTGCTTGCAAACCTCCAAGAACGCTCGCACATGGAAGTGGAATGGCACCGAGGAGTTTTTACATTCCATCCGGTACCCCTTCATTTTCAACGGCAGGAACGCTGg CTACCACAAGACCGGTGGCCGCCTAACAGAAGTGGTGTTCCGCGGTGCAGGCCACATGGTTCCCCAGGACGTACCCGCACCATCACAGGCCCTCATCACCCGTTTCACCCACGGAGTCCCTATTGGTCCCCGCAACATGATGTATGAGGCGGCCCTGCATAACATGCATAATTATCTGCGCAATGGCAGTAATCTAAATAATAGTGATGTTTTtgggtatttttaa